One segment of Candidatus Gorgyraea atricola DNA contains the following:
- the rpsK gene encoding 30S ribosomal protein S11, whose product MAEKKKTTKKKALKNITSGIAHVLATFNNTIVTIADRNGNTIVWSSCGSAGFKGSKKSTPFAAQITASNAAKKALERGLKDVEVFVKGPGSGREAAIRAIQAAGLRVSAIRDVTPIPHNGCRPPKRRRV is encoded by the coding sequence ATGGCTGAGAAAAAGAAGACGACGAAGAAAAAGGCATTGAAAAATATTACTAGTGGCATAGCGCATGTCCTAGCTACTTTTAATAACACGATCGTGACAATAGCTGACAGGAATGGCAATACTATTGTGTGGTCAAGTTGCGGTTCCGCTGGATTTAAGGGCTCAAAGAAGTCGACGCCGTTTGCTGCGCAGATCACTGCCAGCAATGCTGCAAAAAAGGCACTTGAGCGCGGACTTAAAGACGTAGAGGTCTTTGTTAAGGGCCCTGGTTCTGGCAGGGAAGCTGCTATCAGGGCGATACAGGCAGCAGGATTGCGTGTAAGCGCTATAAGAGATGTCACGCCTATTCCGCACAACGGATGTAGGCCACCGAAACGTAGGAGAGTATAA